CAATATGTGGTTGGTAGATGGTGCAAACACAGCAATGCCGCGCGATGTAGTGAATTGGCTGCCGTGAGCAGTTCCAACGGGTCGCGTATAAACTTATTGTGGGGCGAGATCAACACGTGCGTGGGAATGGTGGGTAGCAACGATGGGCGACACACCCGTTTGTTACAAGTAATGAAAGATCTGACAGCTGAATTCCTAAATGATGGGTCGGGCAGTGATATGGTAAAGGGCAACACCGCTGCTATTGCGACATTGTGTGGTGTTAGTCCTCCGCAGAATATATCCATCAAACCCCCAGCACAGGCAAAGAACAAAGGCAGCGGGAAACGTATCAAAAGCAAGCGAGAGTTAGCTATCGAGGCTAGGGCACGGGGCGAGCGTAAGTGCGCGGCGTGTGGTTTATATGGGCGTCATGACAGTCGAAATTGTGTTATTGTCCCACGTGTTCGAACCGGTAAAAAGGCCGCCTCTAAATGAAGGTCCAAACAATAATGCTAGCACCAAATTTGGAATTCCCCCGGTGGTCAGATCCCGTTGCCTTTTCGGTGTGCTCGTATTGGTGCACATCGTGAAGTGATTCCTgcaattggtaatattgttggTTGGTAATAAAATGTTATgcgtttgtttttgtttaacatTCTGAAGTTTGTTTTGGAGGAGGTTGGTGGTTTTATTTCCATTTTGTTGCATCTGGGTGTAGAGTTGATGACATCCTAGCATggtttttattgtattttggtGTTGTGTCTGTGTTTTAGGCCCTTCactattttagtttttaaataatagaaTAGACAGATGGTGTTGGATCTGCGTTTTCTGTCCCTTCCCTATTTtagttattaaataataatttacagCTAAATAAATCTGTGTTTTTGTCCTTACCCTACTTTAGTTAttagatattaatttacacataaataattattgaaagtGTTACGCCAAGAAGATCACATCCCTGTAAAATTAACCAATAtgacatatatttatatataacatttgtttaaataatgtacagAGCATCAGTGTGAAAGGGTAAAccttaatatttataattaatcttGACCACCCCACCAAGCATCGAGTAGCTATTTATTTGATGCCCATTAGGGTGTTCATATGGTGACCTTCGGTTCGTGTGTTTGCGTCTTATTTTGCTATTTTGGATTGTATAAGGTATATAGATACTAAAGACCCAATTAGAGTAACGGAAATAGTGAAGGTGCCGTGCGGCAGGTTACAAACCCCCTCCTTACACTGTATTTGGTTTAATAAATGGATCAAACATTATTTGCTTCCCTGAAATTTGCCCCAAGCGGTGGTGTTGAAACCCTTTTATTTAAGATGTTTTTAAAAGAAAGCTTGAAATTACAATCCTTTTAGATACATTAATGCTGTAACAGATGGACTGAAGTGATTACACCCTCGTGTGCAGTTCTTTAATACCTTGTGCTGTGTGGTGCACCAATCCTCACCCGTGCTGTTATCCCCTCTACATGCACACCCATTGTATATCGTAGAGCACAAACTCTTAACAAAGTATCGTTGAAATATTGCTCTCCTCCATCCCACTCACACGATGTTCGTGCCCCTATAATAATTCCCAATCAAATAGATTCTAGCAACCTGAAAATATGAAAAGGGTATTTAGTAACAGTGTCCGTGCCCTTAAAATAATTCCCATCAGATAGATCCTAGCAACCCGAAAAtgtgaaaatgatttttattaCAAGTGTTTAAAGTGGTCGTATGAACAACTTCTTAACTACACATATGTAGCCTCGATTTCTAGTAGTTGTGTAAGATTGTGTAAAATACCTTTAATTTCCAGCATGGTGAGTTGCACCGCTATAGCGCACGTGGTTGATCCGTTCCCCAATACGAGTGACCTGCATTAAAATTTAACCGGGTTACTACCTTTGAAACCATCTCCCCCTAGCAGTACCTAATACTTGAGATCGGGGCATCGCCGGGCCTCACATGCCCCGGTACGTTTGGCAAGAGTACCGTATGTTAAGGTGGCTGCATCTCAGTGAGGGCCCCCCTGCATGGTGGTGGTAGACATTATAACCTCCCTAAATTATTAACGGCAGCGCTAGCATTATGTTATTGTGTTATTCGAGAGCTTGGCCTATTGGTGCTGTTGATTAGTGGGCACGTCGGGGGCCCCGATCACAGTCATACCGCCCCACGCGAGTGGACACCTCATGCATGCACTCATTTGCCTCAGCCATTAGAATGTTGTGCATAAAGCGCCTACGCAGGCAGTTGAGTTGTTCGCGATTCCCTTTTTGTAGCCCACACTCCCAACTGCTGCAGGGTTGGCCGGTGAATGATTCCATATGTCGCATTGCAAAGACAGCCGAATCAGCGCCGGGAGTTGTAGTTCGCCATGGCATTTGCGTCCTTTTGGGGCGTAGGTTCCTGACTCGGATTGATCGGGCAAGCTGGTGCTTGCTTTCTAAGTACTCCGAGAGCATGTCAAGCTGCACAAAAAGTTGTTCAATCAGATTTCAAACACTTTAACTATGTATTctgtttgttttaatttttttaaagaataacaGGTGTAGATATATTAAATAGATGGTAAAAGCAAACAGTGTCATCTTATGGGGTCTTAATGGGATGATGAAGTAATGAATGCAAAGATGATTAAATGAGTCAAATTATTATGGTCAAATATGAATTGCATATTTGCAGAACATACCAAATCCACCGGGGCATCGCAATATTTTTCCTCGTTGGGCACCTGTTTTGATGAGCAGTCTAGGATGTCGCACTTGTACTACTTCAAATTTATACTCACCACATAAAAATAGCCTTCCTGTATTATTGAGAATAAATACTACCCAACCAAAGGTAAGCGTCATTTGTTATAGCAGTTTAAAATGTATGAATATTGCTTCCAGACTGATACCAGGTCTAGAGTTGCACTCCCCACATGCTCAGAGGCCTGAAAATCCGCCCATAGCCGCGCTTTAAACAATTCGATCATCTCATCCCGGGTGCCTATCGTTGGCACTACGGTACCGACCTGCAGTATGAAGGTAAGGTTGTAGACCGGTAAAGGGCAGTTTAGCACCATAAGCCACAAAGTTATAGTGGTGATACATACAATAGTGGCTGTGGAGGCGAAGAGGCGAGAAGGCGTCCCCCATTTCCTTGATTTTTCGCGGGCATTTAGCACAGTAGACCAGGCATCTACCACCGCCGCTGAGACGTTCACCCCCTCTCTCAATGTCAGAAAGTGAGACCAGTTGGCGGTTCGCTGTTTATGGCGGAACAGGACCTCGTCGCTATTTATGCAACCACATACTAGTGACTTATGGTGGTTGCTTCAACCAGAAAGCAAATTAACAGCATGTCAGAGAGGGGGGTTAGGACTTACCGGTTGGTGTTGGGGCAGTTGAAGGCCCACATCCATACCATGTAAATTGGTGGTATGGGAACGGTTGGGTAACCCCTCAACGGACTGAAGCAAAGGCGTAACGGTCTAGCATCTTGATTCAGCGGACGTTTCCCTTTGCGGTCTGGAATGACGACGACTGGTAAGACCTCCGATTCTTGGTTCTGTGGCGCTCGCAATGGTAGGACCCCGGCGTGCACTCCCCGAATAGCAACCTGATCgatcattttgaaaacaatgtGACTAGACAACTAGGCACAACCATAAGAGCGGTGAGATACTTACTTGTGTAGTTGGTGTTACGGGGTCCTCATTCCGCTGCGTAGAGTAGTCTTGTGTGAA
This region of Ipomoea triloba cultivar NCNSP0323 chromosome 15, ASM357664v1 genomic DNA includes:
- the LOC116005744 gene encoding uncharacterized protein LOC116005744 → MCAATRVADMVRENCAQAYGDHNFKRVNEASKLLLEVLQHEPKGTYSTIDQEPHTPHQTSIDREDAFWQNPDNIKALERAELAAIRATTGSDMPSFSLGFTQKYPTQGNEDPIPLATQVANRGERSGALPLAAPQNEQPEDDMPSFSLGFTQDYSTQGNEDPIPPATQVANRGERSGALPLATPQNQQSEDDMPSFSLGFTQDYSTQGNEDPIPPATQVTNRGEQSGALPLGAPQNQQPEDDMPSFSLGFTQDYSTQRNEDPVTPTTQVAIRGVHAGVLPLRAPQNQESEVLPVVVIPDRKGKRPLNQDARPLRLCFSPLRGYPTVPIPPIYMVWMWAFNCPNTNRDEVLFRHKQRTANWSHFLTLREGVNVSAAVVDAWSTVLNAREKSRKWGTPSRLFASTATIVGTVVPTIGTRDEMIELFKARLWADFQASEHVGSATLDLLDMLSEYLESKHQLARSIRVRNLRPKRTQMPWRTTTPGADSAVFAMRHMESFTGQPCSSWECGLQKGNREQLNCLRRRFMHNILMAEANECMHEVSTRVGRYDCDRGPRRAH